Part of the Acetomicrobium thermoterrenum DSM 13490 genome is shown below.
GCTTTTTGACGCTCTACTGCACAGGATAGGCCTTCACGGATTTGCAATAGTGCCCACCCTTTTGGGCCTAGGTTGTAATGTCCCAGGAATTCTGGCAACAAGGGTATTGGAATCAGAACGGGAAAGGTTTATTGCTGCTACCTTGATATCGGTTGCCGTGCCCTGCGCCGGCCTTCAGGCAATGATATTTGGTGCGATTGGTTCGCTAGGCATGAGGTATGTCGTGGTTATATATGCTTCTCTTTTTCTCGTATGGCTGATTCTTGGATATGTGCTTAATAAAATTTTATCGGGTCAAAGCCCCGAGCTAATTGTGGAAATTCCGCCTTACAGACTGCCTTCGTTTCGAGATCTAGGCCTGAAACTTTGGTTTCGCATATCGGGGTTTTTATTGGAGGCAACTCCTCTGGTGCTTATAGGGATCCTGATCGCCAATCTTGTTTATTCCAGCGGAATACTTCCCTGGATCTCTAATTTCTTAAAGCCTACTGTGTATCTTCTCGGGTTACCCCCGGAGGCAATTGGCGCGATATTGCTTGGTTTCTTGAGAAAAGATGTGGCCGTAGGCCTGCTATTGCCTCTTGGGCTGACTCCCCAACAGCTTATCGTAGCAATTGTTGTGCTTTCCATGACCTTTCCATGCATCGCTACGTTCGTTGTGCTCTTCAAGGAATTGGGGGCAAAAAGGCTGCTGCAAAGCATAATTATCATGATTTCCATTGCCATGTTAGCGGGGATCGCTTTAAACTCCCTTTTTTCTCTCATGATTACATAGGTCGAGGTTACTTTAAAGGGGTATGGCGATCAACCCGCCATCCCAATGTTTTACGTACCAGGAAACGTCAAATACCTCGCTCAGCATATCTGCATCGACATCTTTCGTGTCACAGATATTATAAACTGATCCATCTTTCATCAAAGCTATCCTGTCCGCAAAACGAAGCGCTAGATTGACATCGTGCATGACGCAAAGGGCCGCTCGGCCCCCGTTGGCGTAAGCCCTCAAGACTCTCATAACAGCCACCGAATGTTTCGGATCGAGAGCGCTCGTTGGTTCATCTAACAGCAACAAAGCTGCGTCTTGAGCAAGACATTGAGCAAGCAAGACCCTTTGCAGTTCTCCGCCCGAGAGGGATGTAACTGATCTTTCTTCAAAGCCCTTCATTTCAACTTCCTGAAGATAACGCAATGCCAATTTTACATCAAAGGTTCCGTAGCTGCCCAAGAAGGAAACCCAGGGATATCGCCCCAACAATACTACATCCAAAACTTTAAAAGGCATTGCCATGTGTGCCTTCTGAGGCATATAAGATACCATCCTGGCCAACTCTCTGCGGGATAGCTTTTCTGCGGAACGGTTTAAGATATTTACGCTTCCCTTCATATCTACCAGCTTAACAAAGGCCTTTAACATCGTGCTTTTTCCGCTGCCATTAGGCCCGAGCACTGCAACAAGCTCATCTTTATGCACAGTAAGCGATATATCGCGCAAAACCTGCCTGTCTCCATAAAAGGCTGAAACGCCTTGGGCGTTTAACGCCTCTGCGGGACGTTCTGAATCTATTTTATCCAATAGCAAACACCACCTCTAAATCAAGACGACTTCCACAGAAGAAAACAGAAAACAGGACCTCCCACAAGGACAGTCAGCACTCCCACAGGCAACGAACCCAATGCACGTGCCGCAATGTCCGACCATAACAATATAAGGCCGCCGCCCATCCAAGAGGCAAAAATAAGCCGAATATGAGAATGTCCCACTATCATTCTAAATAAATGCGGGACTATCAACCCTATGAAACCAATCACACCGCTATAGGAGACAGCAACTGA
Proteins encoded:
- a CDS encoding ABC transporter ATP-binding protein, with product MDKIDSERPAEALNAQGVSAFYGDRQVLRDISLTVHKDELVAVLGPNGSGKSTMLKAFVKLVDMKGSVNILNRSAEKLSRRELARMVSYMPQKAHMAMPFKVLDVVLLGRYPWVSFLGSYGTFDVKLALRYLQEVEMKGFEERSVTSLSGGELQRVLLAQCLAQDAALLLLDEPTSALDPKHSVAVMRVLRAYANGGRAALCVMHDVNLALRFADRIALMKDGSVYNICDTKDVDADMLSEVFDVSWYVKHWDGGLIAIPL